AACCAACGCCCGGCGCATCGCCTAGGCGATAGACTTTGGCTGCCATGGCATCAAGCACAGGCTGAGCGTAGCTGAACGCCTCGGGCGAACCGGACGCCATCACTGATAAGTCACCGCTTTTCGCTTTAGCCGCCCCGCCGCTAATCGGGGCATCAAGCATCATTAAGCCTTCCGCCGCTAAGCGCTTGCCAAGCTGCTTTGCTTGGCTAGGCGCCACCGTCGCGCACTGCATAACGAGGCTGTCCGGTGCCAAATGGCCGGCGACTCCCTGCTCACCAAACAACACTTGCTCAACCTGGCCGCCGTTAACAACTACCACCAGCACAATATGGCAGTCGGCAAGCTCTGCAGGCGTTGCAACGCTTTTGCCACCCTCTGCCGTGAAGGCTTCGCGGGCTGCCTGCGAAATATCACAGCCTGTCACATTAAGCCCACGCTGAAGCAAGGCGGTAGCGGTTCCCATCCCCATAACGCCTAGGCCTATGACTCCAACCCGAAGGGCTTGTTGGCTACGTTCACTCACCTGGCGGTACCTCGCTGCGGTTGTATTGGCTGTCGCTGTACTGGCTATAGCAGTGCTGCGAATGATAGCGCTACCATCCTTTCTAGATTATTCTTTGCGTATCGACAAGCTGAACATGAGGGATGCGCGACCAATGTCTAAAGAGCCTACCAGCGGCACTAAACAGCGCCGCCGCTCCGATCAGGTCACGCTTAGCCAAGTGGCTGAGGCCGCAGGCGTATCACCGATTACCGCCTCGCGAGCGCTGAATCATCCCGATAAAGTGAGCGACCGCGCTCGGCTCAGCGTTCATGACGCGGTGGAGCGTTTAGGCTATGTCCCTAATCTAATCGCAGGCAGCTTAGCTTCTTCCCGCTCACGGCTAATTGCGGTCATTGTGCCTTCGCTGGTTAATACTGTTTTTGTTGAGGTTATTCAGGGGCTTCAAGAAACGCTAGAGACACAGGGCTACCAAATCCTGCTCGGCAATACCGATTACGACCTGGATCGTGAATATCAGCTGGTGCGCACCTTTTTGGGCTGGTCATGCTCGGCACTGGTCACTGCAGGCCTGCGCCATAACCAGGCATGTCATACGCTGCTCGCCAACTGGGACTATCCCATTATGGAGGTGATGGAGCTGGGCAAAGCGATGGATCTGAACGTTGGGCTCGACCATGTGGCCGCAGGGCGCTGCATGGCTCATCACCTTATTAAAAAAGGCTATCGCCATATTGTTTATGTCGGTGCTCGTCTGTCTCAGGATTATCGCGCAGGCATGCGCTTTGAAGGCCATAAAGCGGTGCTGCAAGCGAACGGGCTTGCAGCACCGCTGGTAGAGCTAAACACGCTGGGTAGCCTGCAGGCTGGCGCGGAAGGCCTAGCCCAGGTGCTGGCACACTACCCGCAAACTCAAGCCATCCACTTCGCTAACGACGACTTGGCCGCAGGCGCTTTGCTTGCCGCCCAGCGCCAAGGCCTAAGGGTGCCAGAAGATATCGCCATTGCCGGATTCAATGGTTTGCCGCTAGGCCAACACGTAACGCCACAGCTCACCACTATTCTCTCACCCAGAGAAGAGATGGGGCGTTTAGCCGCCAGCGTCTTAGTACAGCGGCTCAGCGGCAAAGCCGTTGAACACCGCCAGCATGATGTTGGCTTTACCCTCCAAGCGGGTGGCAGTACTTAAGCCGACACTCTCTACACTTGGCACGGATCACTAAAGCGGCACCAACACTTTTAACGCTGTGCGGCGAAGGTGCTGCGTCAAACCGGATAGCAGGCGCCCGCCATTACGCCAGGAGTGCCAGTACAGCGGCACGTCGATGGATCGTCCTGGAATCAGCTCCACTAGCTTGCCTTGCGCCAACTCATTACGCACTTGCAGCTCCGGCACCATTCCCCAGCCAAGCCCACTTTCGAGCAAGCGTACAAAGCCCTCAGAAGAGGGACACAGGTGATAGGCAAAGCTGCCCGTTACGCCAAACGTTGCTAAATAGCGATGCTGCAGTAAGTCATCTGCACCAAAGACGATAGCGGGCGCCTGGGGTAAAACCTGCGCCCGAACGCCACCTGCGAAATACCGCGCGATGAAGGCTGGGCTTGCCACGGCAAGATAGGGCATAACGCCCAGCACTTCGCTATTCGCTCCCGCCACCGGGCGCTCGGCGGCGCATACGCAGCCCGCGACCTCACCAGCGCGCATGCGCTTTAATCCCACTTCCTGATCTTCGACTATCAGCTCCAGCAGTACGTTTTGATGGGCGCAAAAACCGCCAACCGCCGCCGCCCACCACGTCGCCAAACTGTCAGCATTGATCGCTAGACGTAGACGCTCCGGCATGGCGTCATCGAGCATTGGCACTTGGTCTTGAAGGTCGCGTTCAAGCAAGCGCACCTGCTGCACATGATTGAGCAATCGACGGCCAACATCGGTCGGCGCGGGCGGCGTCGCTCGAATCAGCACAGGCTGGCCAATGCGTGCTTCAAGCAGCTTAATACGCTGAGAGATAGCCGACTGCGACAGCCCCAGCGCTTGTGATCCCCGCTCAAAACCACCCTGCTCGACGACTGCCGCTAACGCCGCCAGTAATTTGTAATCAAGCAATTCATTTTCCTAATGGTATATCAGCAATATTCGTTTTCCTTATACACGCAGCGGCAGCACACTTACCAACAATTTCATCAACATTAAGTAGGGCGCTATGTGGCAGGGTGTGTGGCAAAGTTATATCAACGGCCTGCTGGTCGCTATCGGTCTAATTATGGCGATTGGTGCTCAGAATGCGTTTGTGCTCTCACAAGGCCTGCGCCGTGAATATCATCTAGCCGTAGCGTTGGTATGCATGGTTTGCGACGCGGTGCTGGTAGCCGCGGGCGTATTCGGATTGGCAGGCATATTGATGCAAAGCCCGCTACTGCTCGGCATTGCGCGATGGGGAGGCATTGCTTTTCTGCTTTGGTACGCAAGCCAAGCACTGTGTCGCGCTTGGCGCCCCGTTACGCTTGAGGCAAACGGCACGCAGGCGCGTTCTTTCCACGCGGTGATGCTGGCGACACTGGCCGTGACCCTGCTCAATCCGCATGTTTATCTCGATACGGTCGTACTGATTGGCTCGCTAGGTGCCCAGCAGCCAGTGCCGAGCGCCTACGCGCTGGGCGCAGCTAGCGGCTCGGCGCTATGGTTTAGCGCGCTAGCCCTGGGAGCTTCCTGGCTAGCGCCCTGGCTATCACGGCCACTAACTTGGCGACTGATCGATATTGGCGTGGCCATTATGATGGCGACCATTGCCTTTCAGCTGCTTGTGGGTGGGCTTTAAGGCCATAGACAGGAGGATGCTTAGTGGACCAATCAGCGCCCATTGAAGATCGGTGCCTTTGAGGCGTTGGATGCCCGGCAGAAAAAGCGTCGAACCTGGGAGTGGTTCGACGCTTTTAACATGACATCAAGATATGGTGGCTAGCTGCCTACACCCCCACCGGGCCACCGTCGCGCTTCTGA
This DNA window, taken from Vreelandella profundi, encodes the following:
- the ltnD gene encoding L-threonate dehydrogenase: MGTATALLQRGLNVTGCDISQAAREAFTAEGGKSVATPAELADCHIVLVVVVNGGQVEQVLFGEQGVAGHLAPDSLVMQCATVAPSQAKQLGKRLAAEGLMMLDAPISGGAAKAKSGDLSVMASGSPEAFSYAQPVLDAMAAKVYRLGDAPGVGSSMKLVNQLLAGVHIATAAEAMALGIRMGLDPEVIFDVISHSAGNSWMFENRVPHILSGDYTPLSAVDIFVKDLNIVHQTGRELALTTPIAASALQLFTAASGAGFGREDDSAVIKVYQRLSGITLPEAANDACGG
- a CDS encoding LacI family DNA-binding transcriptional regulator: MSKEPTSGTKQRRRSDQVTLSQVAEAAGVSPITASRALNHPDKVSDRARLSVHDAVERLGYVPNLIAGSLASSRSRLIAVIVPSLVNTVFVEVIQGLQETLETQGYQILLGNTDYDLDREYQLVRTFLGWSCSALVTAGLRHNQACHTLLANWDYPIMEVMELGKAMDLNVGLDHVAAGRCMAHHLIKKGYRHIVYVGARLSQDYRAGMRFEGHKAVLQANGLAAPLVELNTLGSLQAGAEGLAQVLAHYPQTQAIHFANDDLAAGALLAAQRQGLRVPEDIAIAGFNGLPLGQHVTPQLTTILSPREEMGRLAASVLVQRLSGKAVEHRQHDVGFTLQAGGST
- a CDS encoding LysR family transcriptional regulator ArgP — encoded protein: MLDYKLLAALAAVVEQGGFERGSQALGLSQSAISQRIKLLEARIGQPVLIRATPPAPTDVGRRLLNHVQQVRLLERDLQDQVPMLDDAMPERLRLAINADSLATWWAAAVGGFCAHQNVLLELIVEDQEVGLKRMRAGEVAGCVCAAERPVAGANSEVLGVMPYLAVASPAFIARYFAGGVRAQVLPQAPAIVFGADDLLQHRYLATFGVTGSFAYHLCPSSEGFVRLLESGLGWGMVPELQVRNELAQGKLVELIPGRSIDVPLYWHSWRNGGRLLSGLTQHLRRTALKVLVPL
- a CDS encoding LysE/ArgO family amino acid transporter, producing the protein MWQGVWQSYINGLLVAIGLIMAIGAQNAFVLSQGLRREYHLAVALVCMVCDAVLVAAGVFGLAGILMQSPLLLGIARWGGIAFLLWYASQALCRAWRPVTLEANGTQARSFHAVMLATLAVTLLNPHVYLDTVVLIGSLGAQQPVPSAYALGAASGSALWFSALALGASWLAPWLSRPLTWRLIDIGVAIMMATIAFQLLVGGL